DNA from Thioclava sp. GXIMD2076:
CACCGAGGCGGCCAGCGATGACATTACAGCGTTCATACGCTCGGCGAAGGGCCGCGCGTTTTCGGCTGCTTCTTGGGCGCGGCGCAATTTTGCTGCCGCGACCATCTGCATCGCCTTCGTGATCTTACGAGTGTTCTTGACACTCGCGATCCGGTTTTTGAGGTCCTTAAGGCTGGGCATATCCCTATCCTTCCGGGCCGCTTACGCGAACGTCTTTGCGTATGCTTCGATTGCTGCTTTCAGCTTGTCAGCTGCTTCGCCCTTGATCTTGGGATCTTCGTTGGTGATCCAGTCAAGCACGTCTTTCTTGGACGAGCGCAGGAAGGTGATCAGACCGGCTTCCCAGCGGGTCACTTCCTTCACGTCGACCTTGTCGAGGAACCCGTGGGTCCCTGCGAAGATCACAGCAACGATCTCGGCATTGGTCAGCGGCGAATATTGCGGCTGTTTCATCAGCTCGGTCAGACGTGCACCACGGTTCAGAAGCTTCTGGGTCGCGGCGTCGAGGTCGGAGCCGAACTGGGCAAAGGCGGCCATCTCGCGGTATTGCGCGAGTTCCAGCTTCACGGCACCAGCCACCGATTTCATCGAGTTGGTCTGAGCGGACGAACCCACACGCGAAACCGACAGACCGGTGTTCACTGCAGGGCGGATGCCTTGGTAGAACAGGTCGGTTTCAAGGAAGATCTGACCATCGGTGATCGAGATCACGTTGGTCGGGATGAACGCACCCACGTCACCGCCTTGGGTTTCGATAACCGGCAGAGCGGTCAGCGAGCCGAGGCCGAACTCTTCGTTCAGCTTGGCCGAACGTTCCAGCAGGCGCGAGTGGAGATAGAACACGTCGCCCGGGAAGGCTTCACGCCCCGGCGGACGACGCAGAAGAAGCGACATCTGACGGTAGGCTACAGCCTGCTTGGTGAGGTCATCATAGATGATCAGGGCGTGCTTGCCGTTATCACGGTAGTATTCGGCCATTGCGGTTGCCGCATACGGGGCCAGATACTGCATCGGTGCCGGATCGGAGGCTGTTGCCGCGATCACGGTGGTGTAGGCCATAGCGCCCGACTCTTCGAGCTTCTTCACCAGCTGGGCAACGGTCGAACGTTTCTGACCGATAGCCACATAGAAGCAGTGCAGCGCATTCGCCGGATCTGCGTCATTGTAGACTTTCTGGTTCAGGATGGTGTCGAGCGCGATTGCGGTCTTGCCGGTCTGACGGTCACCAATGATCAGCTCGCGCTGGCCACGGCCGATCGGGATCATCGCGTCAACCGACTTGATGCCGGTTGCCATCGGCTCGTGCACCGATTTACGCGGAATGATGCCCGGTGCCTTGACGTCGGCCACACGGCGCTCGGTCGCTTCGATCGGGCCCTTGCCGTCAAGCGGGTTACCAAGTGCGTCAACCACACGACCCAGGAGCGCGTCACCGGCGGGCACGTCAACGATCGAGTTGGTGCGCTTGACGGTGTCGCCTTCTTTGATGTCCCGGTCGGAGCCGAAGATAACGATACCGACATTGTCGGCTTCGAGGTTGAGCGCCATGCCGCGGATGCCGCCCGGGAATTCGACCATCTCGCCCGCCTGGACATTGTCCAGACCGTAGACGCGCGCGATACCGTCACCGACGGAGAGCACGCGGCCGACTTCGGCGACCTGGGCATCCTGCCCGAAATTCTTGATCTGCTCCTTGAGGATCGCAGAGATCTCAGATGCCTGGATACCCATTATCCAACCTCTTTCATGCTAGTCTGGAGGGAAGCGAGCT
Protein-coding regions in this window:
- the atpA gene encoding F0F1 ATP synthase subunit alpha, which gives rise to MGIQASEISAILKEQIKNFGQDAQVAEVGRVLSVGDGIARVYGLDNVQAGEMVEFPGGIRGMALNLEADNVGIVIFGSDRDIKEGDTVKRTNSIVDVPAGDALLGRVVDALGNPLDGKGPIEATERRVADVKAPGIIPRKSVHEPMATGIKSVDAMIPIGRGQRELIIGDRQTGKTAIALDTILNQKVYNDADPANALHCFYVAIGQKRSTVAQLVKKLEESGAMAYTTVIAATASDPAPMQYLAPYAATAMAEYYRDNGKHALIIYDDLTKQAVAYRQMSLLLRRPPGREAFPGDVFYLHSRLLERSAKLNEEFGLGSLTALPVIETQGGDVGAFIPTNVISITDGQIFLETDLFYQGIRPAVNTGLSVSRVGSSAQTNSMKSVAGAVKLELAQYREMAAFAQFGSDLDAATQKLLNRGARLTELMKQPQYSPLTNAEIVAVIFAGTHGFLDKVDVKEVTRWEAGLITFLRSSKKDVLDWITNEDPKIKGEAADKLKAAIEAYAKTFA